One Balneola sp. DNA window includes the following coding sequences:
- a CDS encoding GxxExxY protein yields the protein MNNSGRIFTNKNFKSSKITGDIIGCGMRVHSGLGPGYPEIIYQRAMALELDKAGLTFSREVSIPILYNGIQVGLRRADFIVKNAVVLELKAISELDKGNNNQVLNYLEAYNKEIGLLMNFGSDSLQFKRLILTKAKK from the coding sequence ATGAACAATTCGGGTAGAATATTTACGAACAAAAATTTCAAATCCAGCAAAATTACGGGTGATATAATTGGCTGCGGAATGCGGGTTCATTCAGGTCTCGGTCCGGGATATCCCGAAATAATCTATCAGCGGGCAATGGCGTTGGAACTGGATAAAGCGGGGCTTACATTCTCAAGAGAGGTAAGCATACCGATACTTTACAATGGTATTCAGGTTGGTTTGAGACGAGCTGACTTTATTGTAAAAAATGCCGTAGTTTTAGAACTCAAAGCAATTAGTGAATTAGATAAGGGCAACAACAATCAAGTTCTAAATTATTTAGAAGCCTATAATAAAGAGATTGGTTTATTGATGAATTTCGGCTCCGACAGTCTGCAATTCAAGCGGCTTATCTTAACAAAAGCAAAGAAATAA
- the recQ gene encoding DNA helicase RecQ: MITKAKETLKNTFGYDTFRPLQEEVISQALKKKDALVIMPTGGGKSLCYQIPALIFDGLTIVVSPLISLMKDQVEQLREYGVTAVHLNSSLSPEAYGYNRRQVLNGKAKMLYIAPETLLMDKTKELLKDIQVDFFAVDEAHCISEWGHDFRPDYRELASVRQELFPDAVCMALTATATPRVRKDIMTTLEFEDSDEFIASFDRKNLFLKIADKDDPTNQVLDFLYTRKNQSGIIYCISRRQVDELAQELDDEGYSVKPYHAGLSDRDRAINQRKFIRDDVSIIVATIAFGMGINKPNVRFVMHYDMPQNIESYYQQIGRAGRDGLRSDCVMLFSYTDTQKIKYFINKKEGQEKEVAEKHLDDLLKFIETKKCRRIPLMDYFGEEYPNEECGMCDNCLSTDENVEDYTIQAKKLMECISELEESFGKTQVVNVLRGSKAKKVLELEHDKLKSHGSGKEWSKDQWEQLSRLLIRQDYLSKGEHAELKLEDKSHAVLKGDENVFGTLDRTSTAMSTEEASRVATEVEAKYDEELFEILRKERKKMADENGIPPYTIFPDTTLMEMAYYYPKDKEHLLPLYGVGDVKLKKYGSLFIGIIKKYTKEHNIEAKEETLQKKAEEFESVETYVQIGKAFNDGQSIEHLSEEHGVKEVTILNHLKDYLKDGNDLRIEGITEATSLSLRQQDEIIKIFDEKGSHMLKVVYDRMNKKIGYDQIRIMQLYFMANEEKG; encoded by the coding sequence ATGATAACTAAGGCAAAAGAGACCCTTAAAAACACATTTGGATACGACACCTTTCGACCGCTGCAGGAAGAAGTTATTTCTCAGGCACTAAAGAAAAAAGATGCACTCGTAATTATGCCCACGGGTGGTGGTAAGTCGCTTTGCTACCAAATACCCGCGCTGATATTTGATGGGCTGACTATTGTAGTTTCTCCTCTAATTTCATTGATGAAAGATCAGGTGGAGCAGCTTCGGGAATATGGAGTCACAGCCGTTCACTTGAATAGCTCGCTATCTCCTGAGGCCTATGGCTATAATCGCCGGCAGGTGCTTAATGGCAAGGCTAAGATGCTCTACATCGCTCCGGAAACCTTGTTGATGGACAAGACCAAAGAGCTGTTAAAAGATATCCAAGTGGATTTCTTTGCTGTTGATGAGGCACATTGTATTTCAGAATGGGGACACGATTTCCGCCCAGACTATCGTGAATTAGCCTCAGTCCGTCAGGAGCTTTTCCCAGATGCCGTTTGCATGGCTCTAACAGCTACGGCTACTCCGCGTGTCCGAAAAGACATTATGACCACACTTGAGTTTGAGGACTCAGATGAGTTCATAGCAAGCTTTGACCGTAAGAATTTGTTCTTAAAAATTGCTGATAAAGACGATCCAACTAATCAGGTGCTGGACTTTTTATATACCCGCAAAAATCAGTCGGGAATTATATACTGCATTTCTCGAAGGCAGGTAGATGAATTAGCTCAAGAACTGGATGACGAAGGTTATTCAGTGAAACCCTATCATGCGGGACTTTCTGATCGAGATCGGGCTATAAATCAGCGTAAATTTATTCGGGATGATGTATCCATTATTGTAGCCACCATCGCATTTGGGATGGGGATCAATAAGCCGAATGTTCGTTTTGTGATGCATTATGATATGCCACAGAATATAGAGTCCTATTATCAGCAAATTGGGCGAGCCGGCCGTGACGGATTGCGCTCTGATTGTGTGATGCTTTTCAGCTATACCGACACGCAAAAGATTAAGTACTTCATCAACAAAAAAGAAGGACAGGAAAAAGAAGTAGCAGAAAAGCATTTGGATGATCTGCTTAAGTTTATCGAAACCAAGAAATGCCGGCGTATTCCGCTGATGGATTATTTTGGGGAAGAGTATCCGAATGAAGAATGCGGCATGTGTGACAACTGCCTTTCAACGGATGAAAATGTGGAAGACTACACCATTCAGGCTAAAAAGCTAATGGAATGTATTTCTGAGCTCGAAGAAAGCTTTGGTAAAACACAGGTTGTAAATGTATTAAGAGGTTCAAAAGCCAAGAAAGTACTCGAGTTAGAGCACGATAAACTGAAAAGCCATGGTTCCGGGAAGGAATGGTCGAAAGATCAGTGGGAGCAATTATCCCGATTGCTGATTCGTCAGGATTATTTGAGCAAAGGCGAGCACGCCGAGTTGAAGCTCGAAGATAAATCCCATGCGGTATTAAAAGGAGACGAAAATGTATTTGGCACACTCGATCGTACAAGTACGGCAATGAGTACCGAGGAAGCGTCAAGAGTAGCTACTGAAGTTGAGGCAAAATACGATGAAGAACTCTTTGAGATTTTACGTAAAGAGCGTAAGAAAATGGCTGATGAAAATGGGATCCCTCCTTATACCATTTTCCCTGATACCACGCTTATGGAAATGGCCTATTACTATCCCAAAGACAAAGAACATCTGCTGCCACTTTATGGAGTCGGAGATGTGAAACTGAAAAAATATGGCTCCCTGTTTATAGGTATTATCAAGAAATACACCAAAGAGCATAATATCGAAGCGAAGGAAGAAACGCTTCAGAAAAAGGCAGAAGAATTTGAAAGTGTAGAGACTTACGTTCAGATTGGCAAAGCTTTTAATGACGGTCAGTCTATCGAGCACCTTTCTGAGGAGCATGGCGTAAAGGAAGTGACTATTCTAAATCACTTAAAAGATTACCTCAAGGATGGAAACGACTTGCGTATAGAAGGGATCACGGAAGCGACATCCCTATCTCTTCGTCAGCAGGATGAAATCATTAAGATCTTTGACGAAAAAGGATCTCATATGCTGAAAGTTGTGTATGACCGTATGAATAAGAAAATTGGCTACGATCAAATCAGAATTATGCAGCTATACTTTATGGCTAATGAGGAGAAAGGTTAG
- a CDS encoding transporter encodes MGFIIPFFLNIPGLSEAGHVALSIFFIAAVFWMLEPVPIYATSILVILLQVFFLSKQGVLFPETTGEYIPNAYTDFIGTLANPIIILFLGGFVLADAAVKFDLDKNLTRVLLKPFGSKPKFILLGLMVVTAVLSAFMSNTATTAMMMTVILPIIARTKTSDPLRIGLALSIPFAANIGGIATPIGTPPNAVVIGALSTQGIDIAFTEWMVLAGPLVVVMLFAAWLILLWIFKPASQRVEMDMKGVFQKNKEAIFVYVVFATTVLLWITETFHGVGSSIIALIPVAALSLTGVLSKEGIRKLPWEVLWLVAGGISLGISMESTGLAEWIITSIEWSSFSTIFLIIAFSLVAIVMSNFLSNTVSATLLIPLAVSLATSGVAGEGFSLILVSLVIGVSASLAMMLPISTPPNAIAMSTGTLKTSDMTRAGFVIGIFGLLMVTLYALFYWPLILN; translated from the coding sequence ATTGGTTTTATTATTCCCTTCTTTCTTAATATTCCCGGACTCTCGGAAGCAGGACATGTGGCGCTCAGTATCTTCTTTATAGCGGCCGTCTTCTGGATGCTGGAGCCGGTCCCCATTTATGCTACCTCTATCTTGGTGATTCTTTTGCAGGTCTTTTTTCTGAGTAAACAGGGAGTTCTTTTTCCTGAAACAACGGGCGAATATATCCCTAATGCATATACTGATTTTATTGGCACCCTCGCTAATCCTATCATCATTTTATTTTTGGGAGGATTTGTACTGGCTGATGCCGCCGTTAAGTTTGACCTAGATAAAAACCTGACTCGTGTCTTGCTCAAACCCTTTGGTTCAAAACCAAAATTCATACTTCTCGGGTTGATGGTAGTTACTGCAGTTCTTTCTGCCTTTATGAGCAACACAGCCACCACTGCCATGATGATGACCGTAATTTTACCCATCATTGCACGGACAAAAACTTCAGACCCTTTGCGTATCGGGCTGGCTTTAAGCATCCCATTTGCTGCCAACATTGGGGGTATAGCAACTCCCATTGGTACGCCTCCAAACGCTGTAGTTATCGGTGCATTGTCAACTCAGGGAATTGATATAGCTTTCACTGAATGGATGGTTTTGGCCGGCCCACTGGTAGTTGTTATGCTGTTTGCTGCATGGTTAATTCTGTTGTGGATTTTCAAACCAGCTTCCCAACGTGTGGAGATGGACATGAAAGGAGTCTTTCAAAAAAATAAGGAAGCCATTTTTGTATATGTCGTATTCGCAACCACCGTATTGCTTTGGATCACCGAAACTTTTCATGGCGTCGGCAGCAGTATTATTGCATTAATTCCTGTCGCTGCATTGTCGCTCACTGGTGTTTTGAGTAAGGAGGGAATTCGAAAACTCCCTTGGGAAGTTCTCTGGCTTGTAGCCGGCGGTATCTCCTTAGGCATCTCGATGGAAAGTACCGGGCTGGCTGAGTGGATTATCACTAGTATTGAATGGAGCTCCTTCTCAACCATCTTCCTGATTATCGCTTTTAGCTTAGTGGCCATTGTAATGTCAAACTTCCTGTCCAACACGGTATCAGCTACTTTATTGATTCCACTGGCTGTAAGTCTGGCCACTTCAGGTGTAGCTGGCGAAGGGTTTAGCCTGATTTTAGTTAGTCTGGTGATTGGTGTGAGTGCCAGCCTCGCAATGATGCTGCCAATTTCTACTCCGCCTAACGCCATCGCTATGAGTACCGGAACTTTAAAAACCAGCGATATGACACGCGCCGGTTTTGTAATAGGTATTTTTGGGTTGTTAATGGTGACTTTATATGCTCTTTTCTACTGGCCCCTAATTTTAAACTAA
- a CDS encoding DUF58 domain-containing protein: MILNPEILSKLSSLELRAKKVVEGFISGLHKSPFHGFSVEFAEHRPYNPGDDFKHIDWKVYAKKERFYVKQYEEETNLRSYVMLDTSSSMLFKHFGEWTKIRYGIHYAASLMYMMHRQRDACGLIPFNSKIDAFIPAKSTYAHLRQIYTELERELIREEKEGQEKRKTASAQAIHEVAERLNHRSLVVIITDLFENVDEHEEIISALKHLRHRKHEVLLFNVLEKKSERDLDFPDQRFVFEDMELGDEVEVLPAQVRDDYQKKVAEYTKKFRMACSEFEIDFEEMDTQGSFDKALLAYLTKRKRLG, from the coding sequence ATGATCCTCAATCCTGAAATACTATCTAAGCTTTCCTCACTAGAACTTCGTGCCAAGAAGGTTGTGGAGGGATTTATTTCGGGTTTACATAAAAGTCCGTTTCATGGGTTTAGTGTAGAGTTTGCCGAACACCGCCCTTATAATCCCGGCGATGATTTCAAGCATATCGACTGGAAGGTTTATGCAAAAAAAGAGCGGTTCTATGTAAAGCAGTATGAGGAAGAAACGAACCTGCGTTCTTACGTGATGCTGGATACCAGCTCATCGATGCTGTTTAAGCATTTTGGGGAATGGACGAAGATACGCTATGGAATCCATTATGCAGCTTCACTTATGTATATGATGCATCGCCAACGAGATGCGTGTGGCTTGATCCCATTTAACTCAAAAATTGATGCATTCATCCCTGCAAAGTCTACTTATGCTCACCTGCGGCAGATATATACAGAGCTGGAAAGAGAACTTATTCGTGAAGAAAAAGAAGGGCAAGAAAAGAGGAAAACCGCTTCAGCCCAAGCTATTCATGAAGTTGCTGAGCGATTGAATCACAGGAGCTTGGTGGTAATTATTACCGACTTATTCGAAAATGTGGATGAACATGAGGAAATCATTTCTGCACTGAAGCACCTTCGCCATAGAAAACATGAGGTGTTGTTATTTAACGTATTAGAAAAGAAAAGTGAACGAGACTTAGACTTTCCAGATCAGCGGTTTGTTTTTGAAGATATGGAGCTTGGAGATGAGGTAGAAGTGCTTCCTGCTCAAGTTCGTGACGACTACCAGAAAAAAGTGGCTGAGTACACGAAGAAATTCAGAATGGCTTGCAGCGAGTTCGAAATTGATTTCGAAGAAATGGACACCCAGGGTTCTTTTGATAAAGCATTACTAGCTTATCTAACCAAAAGAAAAAGGCTGGGATAA
- a CDS encoding short chain dehydrogenase → MNYQGKTIWITGASSGIGEAFARAFFSEGANLILSSRREDVLKDVKESLGEDTSNVKIITLDLTDSESFPEKTKEALAAFGQIDVLINNGGVSQRATVMDSEMSTLRRLMEINYFGSAGLTKEVLPHMVERKSGHIIVTSSVAGKIGTKFRSGYAASKHAVQGFFNSLRQEMYEHNVAVTLLCPGFIKTNISKNALTGDGSKFDQMGDAHSKAMTADEMVKKVMPDIKSRKEEIYVTGLKEGLALWVQRFSPTLLNKILKNQKVT, encoded by the coding sequence ATGAATTACCAAGGAAAAACAATATGGATTACAGGCGCTTCTTCAGGAATCGGAGAAGCATTCGCCCGTGCTTTTTTTAGTGAAGGTGCTAACCTGATTTTATCCTCACGCCGTGAGGATGTCCTGAAAGACGTCAAGGAAAGCCTCGGAGAAGACACTTCCAATGTTAAGATAATCACTTTAGATCTCACCGATTCAGAATCCTTTCCTGAAAAAACCAAGGAAGCTCTTGCTGCCTTTGGCCAAATTGATGTACTGATAAATAATGGTGGTGTAAGTCAGCGAGCAACTGTAATGGATTCCGAGATGAGCACCCTTCGCCGGCTTATGGAGATCAACTATTTTGGTTCGGCCGGACTCACAAAAGAAGTATTGCCACATATGGTTGAGCGTAAATCAGGCCATATTATTGTAACGAGCAGCGTGGCCGGTAAAATTGGCACTAAATTCCGTTCGGGTTATGCGGCAAGTAAACATGCGGTTCAGGGGTTCTTCAACTCCCTCCGTCAAGAAATGTACGAGCATAATGTAGCCGTGACCTTGCTCTGCCCGGGCTTCATCAAAACCAATATCTCCAAGAATGCGCTTACCGGAGACGGTTCTAAGTTTGACCAAATGGGAGACGCTCACTCCAAAGCAATGACAGCTGATGAAATGGTCAAAAAGGTGATGCCGGATATCAAATCCCGAAAAGAAGAAATCTATGTGACGGGCTTAAAAGAAGGCTTGGCTCTTTGGGTGCAACGATTTTCACCCACCCTTTTGAATAAGATTCTGAAAAATCAGAAGGTTACTTAG
- a CDS encoding DNA-binding response regulator, translating into MSNKHTILLVEDEEESGEMLANFLELNNYEVLWAKDGKKAFEYIDDNANDLHLAILDIMVPHHDGKEICSYIRKHPVVYEIPVLFLTARDEEKDEIEGLELGADDYIKKPASLNLVKAHVETQLRRRSPEKSNWIQYGHVYLDLDSKELYINESLIDLTHTEYTIAEMIFQNPKLVYSRQQILEKISDEEKYVFDRTVDVHVKNLRLKMGDDGKLIKTYRGVGYGFNKEFLHS; encoded by the coding sequence ATGAGTAATAAACACACAATTCTATTAGTAGAAGACGAAGAAGAGTCTGGCGAAATGCTGGCTAACTTTCTTGAATTGAATAACTATGAAGTGCTCTGGGCTAAAGATGGTAAAAAAGCCTTTGAATACATTGATGATAATGCCAATGACTTACATCTGGCTATTCTTGATATCATGGTTCCTCATCACGATGGAAAGGAGATTTGCAGCTATATAAGGAAACACCCGGTTGTGTATGAAATACCTGTACTTTTCTTAACTGCACGAGATGAAGAGAAAGATGAAATTGAAGGCTTGGAGCTTGGCGCTGATGATTATATAAAAAAGCCGGCTAGCCTGAATTTAGTAAAAGCCCATGTAGAGACCCAGCTTCGCAGGCGCTCACCCGAAAAAAGTAATTGGATTCAGTATGGACATGTATATCTGGACTTAGACTCCAAGGAGTTATATATCAATGAAAGCCTGATTGATTTGACTCACACAGAATACACGATAGCTGAAATGATTTTTCAGAACCCAAAACTGGTTTATAGCCGACAGCAAATTTTGGAGAAAATCTCAGATGAAGAGAAATATGTGTTTGATCGCACGGTAGATGTTCACGTCAAAAACCTACGCCTCAAGATGGGCGATGATGGTAAGTTAATTAAAACCTACCGCGGGGTAGGCTATGGATTCAACAAAGAATTTCTTCATTCATGA
- a CDS encoding two-component sensor histidine kinase, translated as MKIRSKLAWTYIILLIIGVITISAYSILTIRSFLLDEGIEQFERDALSVALAAGSFKDNALFDDKIQRQAQLSQYEMAVYDKEGIRFLTFPNDAFEEVESYLSESLLQELEEVDGDPIVRSEENPEKLIAYVDLGQSDNAAQYIRISQDKSQYYAAVASIRHIIYAGMFFSIGAVIVVSILFARYMAAPIQRLNEAALSIAKGDFDKEIDLNRNDEFGTLADSLNHMAGTLRADNEKLKRLNEKQSQFFADITHEVRNPLHTISGALEMLELENLQPEKKTQYMVTAQKQIRRIARLFEDIKTLQRYDFDENFINREIVDLQEIVKEVFTVYQPLAQKKELSLKTKNLESSFVLADSDKMEQVLENLVSNAIKYTLTGKIEIGFTKSDEVVEVYVKDSGPGIGKEHLERLFDRFYRTDKARSRDKGGTGLGLSVVKGILNAHQSDIKVESTEGKGSRFYFTLPLVDENS; from the coding sequence ATGAAAATCAGATCCAAGCTGGCATGGACATATATAATTCTGCTCATTATTGGGGTTATCACCATCAGTGCGTACTCTATTTTAACGATACGAAGCTTTCTGTTAGATGAAGGTATTGAACAGTTTGAGCGTGATGCGTTGTCGGTGGCTTTAGCTGCAGGTAGTTTTAAAGACAATGCCTTGTTTGATGACAAGATTCAGCGCCAAGCTCAGCTTTCCCAATATGAAATGGCGGTGTATGATAAAGAAGGAATTCGTTTCCTCACCTTCCCTAATGATGCTTTTGAAGAAGTTGAAAGTTATCTGAGTGAGAGCTTACTTCAGGAGTTGGAAGAGGTAGATGGCGACCCGATTGTAAGAAGCGAAGAAAATCCCGAAAAGCTAATCGCCTATGTTGACTTAGGTCAGTCTGATAATGCCGCTCAATATATAAGAATAAGCCAGGATAAAAGTCAGTATTACGCTGCAGTGGCGAGTATACGGCACATTATTTATGCGGGGATGTTTTTCTCAATTGGAGCCGTAATTGTAGTGAGTATCCTTTTTGCGAGATACATGGCCGCGCCTATTCAAAGGTTAAATGAAGCAGCATTGAGTATTGCTAAAGGAGACTTTGATAAGGAAATTGATCTAAACAGGAACGATGAATTTGGGACCCTTGCCGACTCTCTGAATCACATGGCGGGGACTCTTCGGGCAGATAACGAAAAGCTAAAAAGGCTGAATGAGAAGCAGAGTCAATTTTTTGCTGATATTACCCATGAGGTAAGAAACCCGTTGCACACTATTTCCGGAGCGCTGGAGATGCTGGAACTTGAAAACCTTCAGCCCGAAAAGAAAACGCAGTACATGGTGACCGCACAGAAGCAGATTAGAAGAATCGCTCGGTTATTTGAAGACATTAAAACGCTTCAGCGCTATGATTTCGATGAAAACTTCATCAATCGAGAAATTGTAGATCTACAAGAGATTGTGAAAGAGGTATTCACTGTTTATCAGCCGTTAGCCCAAAAGAAAGAGCTATCCCTTAAAACCAAGAATCTTGAATCCTCATTTGTTCTTGCTGATTCAGATAAAATGGAACAGGTACTTGAGAACCTGGTTTCAAACGCCATCAAATACACGCTGACTGGAAAAATTGAAATCGGTTTCACAAAGAGTGATGAGGTTGTAGAGGTGTATGTGAAAGACTCTGGTCCGGGAATAGGAAAAGAACACCTTGAGCGATTGTTTGATCGTTTCTACCGAACGGACAAAGCTCGTTCGCGAGACAAAGGAGGAACTGGTTTAGGATTATCCGTGGTGAAAGGAATTCTGAATGCTCATCAAAGTGATATTAAGGTAGAGAGCACGGAAGGAAAAGGGAGCCGCTTCTATTTCACACTTCCACTTGTTGATGAAAATAGCTAA
- a CDS encoding prolipoprotein diacylglyceryl transferase, whose amino-acid sequence MQILQKLKERWGISSNMQVFVILIVFSCTGFTALYARRFIFDLLGIAENDPFWFKAIVWLVTILPLYNIVLLIYGALFGQWDFFWGFFKKMISRLKPQESKEG is encoded by the coding sequence ATGCAGATACTTCAAAAATTGAAGGAGAGGTGGGGAATAAGTAGCAATATGCAGGTGTTTGTCATCCTGATTGTATTTTCATGTACCGGTTTTACAGCTTTGTATGCTCGACGATTTATATTTGATTTGCTGGGTATTGCCGAGAACGATCCATTTTGGTTTAAAGCTATTGTCTGGCTGGTAACTATTCTGCCGCTTTATAATATTGTTCTTCTAATCTATGGAGCTCTATTTGGTCAATGGGATTTTTTCTGGGGGTTCTTTAAGAAAATGATAAGCCGGCTTAAACCTCAGGAATCAAAGGAAGGTTAA
- a CDS encoding MmcQ-like protein, with protein sequence MNIETFYNYCLSLPGTSEDFPFGEETLVFKVMGKMFALTNIETFESINLKCDPVKALELRATHEEVKPGYHMNKKHWNTVSMSGGLDDEFITELIKHSYDLVVANLPKKDREKL encoded by the coding sequence ATGAATATTGAAACTTTCTACAACTACTGTTTGTCCCTTCCGGGCACTAGTGAAGACTTCCCTTTCGGAGAAGAAACCCTCGTTTTTAAAGTGATGGGAAAGATGTTTGCCTTGACAAATATCGAGACTTTTGAAAGCATCAATCTTAAGTGTGATCCGGTAAAAGCCCTTGAACTGAGAGCAACTCATGAAGAGGTGAAACCCGGATATCACATGAATAAGAAACACTGGAATACCGTCAGTATGAGCGGAGGCTTGGATGATGAGTTCATCACAGAGCTAATTAAACATTCTTATGATTTAGTTGTAGCAAACCTTCCCAAAAAAGACAGAGAAAAGCTTTAA
- a CDS encoding permease: MNEFFQLYGESTKTALGFFWKSGWAFVLGYFVSGMIQSFVPKGKLTRYMGNGDIKSISLSTFFGAASSSCSFAALAAARALIKKGAHFIAGVAFMFASTNLVIELGILILIFLGWQFLAAEIVGGLILIAISSVLIKFTYPKEWMQAARKKVEDEGGDIEEDFDWKQRIKSKEGWRLVGHKFVNDWKMAWEDILIGFTIAGFVAVLVPESFWSALFLADATHLPGWLVALENALIAPFVAASTFIGSMGNIPLATVLNDNGVLFAGIMGFIYSDLMVPPLVHINAKYYGWRVALYIAGIMFISIVITALLLNGLFGYLDIIPQSQKAVSEITQFKIDYTFWMNLVFVWIAGWLVWQNKAYLKNHSMKMMKMEGGGKIKKFMVGLFIVINLIGLTLFTINTIG, translated from the coding sequence ATGAATGAATTTTTTCAACTTTACGGCGAATCCACAAAAACTGCATTGGGCTTTTTCTGGAAATCTGGATGGGCTTTCGTCCTTGGGTATTTTGTATCAGGGATGATTCAGTCTTTCGTGCCCAAAGGTAAACTTACGCGGTATATGGGCAACGGTGATATTAAAAGCATTTCTCTTTCAACCTTCTTCGGAGCAGCATCTTCATCTTGCTCGTTCGCGGCGCTTGCAGCTGCCCGTGCTTTAATCAAAAAAGGAGCCCACTTTATCGCTGGTGTAGCTTTCATGTTTGCCTCCACCAATTTGGTGATTGAGCTTGGGATTTTAATCCTCATCTTTTTGGGCTGGCAGTTTTTGGCCGCTGAAATTGTTGGGGGATTGATTTTAATTGCCATCAGCAGCGTGCTAATAAAATTCACTTATCCCAAGGAGTGGATGCAAGCCGCCCGTAAGAAAGTAGAGGATGAGGGAGGAGATATTGAAGAAGACTTTGACTGGAAGCAGCGTATCAAAAGTAAAGAAGGGTGGCGGCTGGTTGGGCACAAATTTGTGAACGACTGGAAAATGGCGTGGGAGGATATCCTGATCGGATTTACAATTGCCGGCTTTGTGGCAGTGTTAGTGCCTGAATCATTTTGGTCTGCCCTTTTTCTGGCCGATGCCACTCATTTACCCGGTTGGCTAGTTGCTCTTGAAAATGCCTTAATCGCACCCTTTGTTGCGGCTTCTACTTTTATTGGCTCGATGGGAAATATCCCTCTTGCAACCGTTTTGAATGATAACGGCGTACTCTTTGCCGGCATCATGGGCTTTATCTATTCTGATCTTATGGTTCCTCCGCTAGTCCATATCAATGCAAAATATTATGGGTGGCGAGTAGCGCTTTACATAGCGGGGATCATGTTTATCAGCATTGTCATAACTGCTTTATTATTAAACGGACTGTTTGGCTATCTCGACATCATCCCACAAAGCCAAAAAGCGGTGTCTGAGATCACTCAGTTCAAAATTGACTACACCTTCTGGATGAACTTAGTTTTCGTATGGATTGCAGGATGGCTGGTATGGCAGAATAAAGCCTATCTCAAAAATCACTCCATGAAAATGATGAAGATGGAAGGCGGCGGAAAAATCAAAAAATTTATGGTTGGTCTGTTTATTGTAATTAACTTAATTGGCCTTACACTTTTCACCATTAATACCATCGGATAA
- a CDS encoding glyoxalase, translating into MNNHEKIDYVEFPATDLEATKQFFTKAFNWEFTDYGPEYCDFSNEGINGGFYKSDKKATTETGSALVIFYSEDLEATQKKMEHAGGEIVKEIFSFPGGRRFHFTEPSGNEFAVWSDHGLQE; encoded by the coding sequence ATGAATAATCACGAAAAAATCGATTACGTAGAATTTCCAGCTACAGACTTGGAAGCTACCAAGCAGTTCTTTACCAAAGCTTTTAACTGGGAATTTACAGACTATGGACCTGAATACTGTGACTTTTCTAACGAGGGCATTAATGGAGGTTTCTATAAATCTGATAAAAAAGCCACAACAGAAACTGGGTCAGCACTGGTAATTTTTTATAGTGAAGATTTGGAAGCCACCCAGAAAAAAATGGAACATGCTGGGGGTGAAATTGTCAAAGAAATATTCTCATTTCCTGGTGGACGCAGGTTTCACTTCACAGAGCCGAGTGGGAATGAATTTGCGGTATGGTCTGATCATGGTTTGCAAGAGTAG
- a CDS encoding protein-S-isoprenylcysteine methyltransferase, with amino-acid sequence MSLKLKVPPAVVFLICIGMMWALDQQIPEWFVIDLGKLLPRGILALGVLIGLVGVFQFARSSTSVDPHHPEKASVLVTSGVYRFSRNPMYLAMLLILLGGFIKFGEPTGLVVLIFYLWYMNRFQIQPEEEMMEEKFGKEFREYKKSVRRWI; translated from the coding sequence ATGTCACTAAAATTGAAAGTACCACCAGCTGTTGTTTTTCTTATTTGTATTGGCATGATGTGGGCTTTGGATCAACAAATTCCAGAGTGGTTTGTAATAGATTTAGGGAAGTTGCTTCCAAGAGGAATATTGGCTCTCGGAGTTCTGATTGGATTAGTTGGAGTATTTCAGTTTGCGAGGAGCTCAACATCCGTTGATCCACATCATCCCGAAAAAGCAAGCGTACTGGTTACATCCGGAGTGTACCGCTTCAGCAGAAATCCCATGTATCTTGCCATGTTGCTCATACTCTTGGGTGGGTTTATTAAGTTTGGAGAGCCGACGGGTTTAGTCGTTCTAATCTTCTATTTATGGTACATGAATAGGTTTCAAATTCAACCCGAAGAAGAAATGATGGAAGAGAAATTTGGGAAAGAGTTTAGAGAGTATAAAAAGTCAGTGCGCCGTTGGATATAG